In the Triticum aestivum cultivar Chinese Spring chromosome 2B, IWGSC CS RefSeq v2.1, whole genome shotgun sequence genome, tttttgttctaTTCCTTTCCTTTTCATTTTATATGCGTGGACTTTTTCAAATTCGAAACTTTCCTCAAATTCAGAATTTTTccaaattcttgaacttttttcaaacacaTTAACCTTTTTTCAATCTAGTGCACTTTTTTCAAATGCAAATATATAttcaaattcacaaactttttccaaatttatgatttttttcaaaatccgCAAACTTTTTTAAAAATCCTTCAACTATTTCCAAATCTGTCAACTTCATTTTCAAGATCGATTAACCTTTCAATTGCGTGATTTTTTTAATTATGATttgtttcaaaattgatgaatttgttttcaaatcctcaaatctttttttaaaattgatgaacttttttcaaatgctcGATTTTTTTCTCAAATCCGCAGAAGGCGCCGTTTAGCAGGTCTCCTTTTGGCACACATTCGATGGAGAGTGGGCTAGGTTGTGTGTGTTTCGATATTTGAGAATGGGCTTGACACTTGTTGTATATTCTTTCATTCGTTTTTTCGTAATTAATTGAGCTACAATTTTCTTCTTAATTAGTGAAAGGCGCAATGCTCTTACTATGTGttttaacaacaacaaaaaactaaaTCTTGTCACTCAAATGAGAATTCATAAGATCGAATAAAAGAAAACAAAGGGTCAGGCATGTTTCAGGGCAAGCCCTTTTTAGCGTGCTTGATTTTCGGATGATTCTATTGTCTGCCCGCATTGCCCAAAAAGCAAAACGTCCATAGTTTGGCTACAAAGACACCTCCTGATCAGGGCTGGACCGCATTGGATGGCTCGTCATAGTGTGCTGCAGTCTACCAAATCGTGGGGCAGTCTGATTGTGTTAATCCTCTGGAACTAAGGAGTACGTCCAAGGAAAGATCCAGTTGTCTTTACATGAATCTAGATCAACAGGTTGATCCTGTGGAACCGGCACACGTTGTGCTATCGACGTACACCATGATCAGAATAGATAAGCACGTGCATTGTCCTGTTCAGGTGTACGATTCAATCAAGTATACCATTTAGTTGTTGTGGATCGTAACAAACCAAGTACGCTAAAGAAGGTTCCTCTGCACAGAACATTCCTAGGGGCACTATTAAACTTGAAGTCTTGTTTGCTTTCACATCAATCCTTGAGTATGGGATATCCAACGGAACACCTTTCTGAATCAGTACGGGGTCGATTTGTACTACGCGCCGCCGGTACATTAATGCGAGGATGTCGTGCACATAATTAACATGCACACTCACCTGGTTTTTTTTTTCTTCTCATGGAAGGTGTCGATCGATTTTTTTTTCTAACATAGTACATGCAGATACTCATACATACGCATACACACTCATCCTATAAATGCACacaccctatgagcacctccgagcaGCACATCATCTTGAGTTATTGACGAAGTCGCCCCAGATGCCTTCATAGTCGATAAGAACgtatcctcccactgaacgcacatcattCCGAAATAAATCCAGACAAATACGAGCACCAACATCAAGTCTAGGACTTTAACCTGGTGAGTTGGTGATAACACTActcttctaaccatccaaccacatgctGGTTCGCAGTGTCGATCTTGTTAAACCGTTGGGTTTAGGTCCAACGCCACACTCTTTATTTGTCCACCGCGTGGCTCTCTTATCCGTCCTCACCATCGCCGCGGCCCTTACCATCCCGATGATATCCCCACTCTTGTTATCGCATGCATGTCGATTGCCGCCCCGCCTTGCAATCCACCACATATACCATACTTCCGTTGTGTTATTGTGCATAAAACTAAGACATGGGTCCAATGTTGAATGACAAACATGACATCACCGCCGCTGCTCTTGTGTCCCTAGAAGCTTCGCCTCACGACCCTAACCACCTTAGAGAGGTAAATCCCCCCTCCGCTATGTTACTGTCACCTAATCATTAGTGATTCTGCGACACTTTTTTGGACGACGTATCGGGAGACAGGACATATCGAGCGAACCGGCACGCCGCCTCGAGGTCACTTGGCGATTTTCGGGAGCAAGGTTCGTACAGCTTCATATTTTTTGACCTGCGAGGGTGCTCTGCTCCACGAAGCCGGCTTCTCGGAGCTGCGGCGTTCGGGCCTGCTCCATGCGCGGAGCTGATGAAGCTGGGAGAGACGTTTCGAAAGGGGCCTTAGTATGTCTATGGTGGTTTTAGATATTAGTTTCCTCGAATAAAAAAATTGTTGTTTTGTTCGTACAAATATTTTTTCCCTATATGTTTGTCTACATAGTTATTATTTGAATGAGCTCAGAAAATAAACTTTAAACTTTTTTAAAGTAATCTTATACCCTGTACTTACTGATCCTAGACAATTCCTACCCTAAATACATTTGCCACACCAGGAAAAAGGATGACCCCGAAACAATCATCGGCTACTCTCATTGATACTGCGGATCCACGTGTCATATtcatctctcctctctctctccattcTGAATACAGTATAATTTTTGGCACGTGACAACAACCCATTATGTGCCGCTAGGATTACAATCTTGGTAGATTAGGAAAGAATTGTCACATACATTGATTTGGTTATTTTATGACAAGATCGGATCTCTTTAAGCCAGTGCATTTCAGCGACCGATCTTCTTAAAAATGACCTCATGGAAGATGCCGATCTTCTTACAAATGAGCTCGTGGAAGATGCACTCTAGACTACACCTCATGCCATGCAGTATAATATAAATCAGCGCGTGGAACTTTAAACTGCTGCACACATTTTTTTTCATGATAATAGGTGTCTCATgcatatcataaagaacaaagtacaagtcacgtgaAGACCGACATgaaaaaactgaaaagatagcagaacatcttcGAGCTTGACAcaaacgcccgtcacctgccttcggcaccaccacagcagccacgaagaaaagaatgacggatcacctcctcacccgagctcgatgcggctccatcgctgatatgcagctttgcggaccttcaaggtggctcaccaaaagtgaagccattgccgttgaacgaatcagaccagggcaacaccccggacacgccatcgaactccagatctggcaccccaacACGACTAAGACGctgaaggaggaaaccatacctgccatccacgaaccacgaagccagcacacgttccgtcttccggatgacgtcgatgcagaccacaatctgcatccgctcctggactacctcccaagctccgcgtcgacgctggagcaaacgccgtcgcaacggcggagcccgaggacacaggtccaccacgaggatgccgctgCTGCCACGCCATTATTGCTTGAATAGACTGGttttcaaatccatccccaaccataggactgaTGGCCTCGTCCGAGAAGGATccaaagaatctttattcagcgccaTCATTGTCGCCGTCGAAGCCAAAACGATGAACAACCCAAAAACCTAAACTACAAGGGAGTAAAAATGATCCAGGCATGTGGATCCGTCAACCCCTCTCATCACCGACGACCGAGATCGTCGATGAAGGGGGAGGACGGCGCTGAAAGATGGCCTCTCCTGGCGTCGGCTAAGGGCCAGGGACCAAAGAAAAACGATCTCCTGCACACATTATTTGATCGCTACCAGTACACATGGTATACCGAGATGACTACAGTTTACCAGTAGCAAATCTTCGGCAGGCTATATATACACAGCAGGCACGAGGTGCACGGCCGCAGCAGTCCGGCACAATCACGCTTAACCAACGGGCTACGCGGAGCGCATCCTTGTAAGCATCCAAAAATGGAGGCGACCCTGTCCCCAAAGCCTCACTTCGTGGTCATCCCATGGCCAACCACCAGCCACATCATCCCCATCGTCGACATCGGCTGCCTCCTCGCCCTGCACGGCGCCGCGGTCACCATCCTCACGACGCCCGCCAGCGCGCAGCTCGTCCAGAGCCGCGTGGACCGTGTCGGCGCCCAGGGCAACTCTGCCGGAATCGAGGTCTCCGTGATCCCGTACCCGTCCGCCGAGGCCGGGCTGCCGGAGGGGTGCGAGAGGCTGGACCACGTCCCCTCGCCCGACTTGGTGCCCAGGTTCTTCGACGCCACCACGCGATTCGGCGACGCGGTGGCACGGCACTGCCGACTCATGAAGTCGCCGCGGCGTCCGAGCTGCATCATCGCCGGAATGTGCAACACGTGGGCGAGTGACATCGCGCGTGAGCTCGGCGCGCCCTGCTATATCTTCCAAGGCTTCTCCGCGTTCGCGTTGCTGTGCTGCGAGTACCTGCACACGCACAAGCCGCACGAGGCGGTCGCGTCGCTGGACGAGCTCTTCGACGTCCCGGTCCTGCCGCCCTTCGATTGCAAGTTCGCGAGGAGGCAGCTTCCGCTGCAGTTCCTACCGTCCTGCTCCATCGACGAGGAGAGTCTGCAAGAGCTCCGCGAGTTCGAGTTGGCCGTCGACGGCATCGTGGTGAACAGCTTCGAAGAACTCGAGCACGGTTCCGCGGCGCGCCTCGCGGCTGCCACCGGCAAAACTGTGCTCGCCGTCGGCCCTGTCTCCCTGTGCCACGTGCCTGCTCTGGACGTCTCAGATGATGCAACGCGGTGCATGGCGTGGCTGGACGCCAAGAAGGCCAAGTCCGTGCTGTACGTCAGCTTCGGCAGCGCCGGGCGCATGCCCCCGGCGCAGCTCATGGAGCTCGGCAAGGCGCTCGTGTCGTGCCCCTGGCCTGTCCTGTGGGTCATCAAGGGCGCCGACGCGTTGCCCGACGATGTCAAGAAGTGGTTACATGAGAACACGGACGCCGACGGCGTCACGGACAGCCAGTGCCTTGCGGTGCGCGGCTGGGCGCCGCAGGTACCCATCCTGTCGCACCCGGCCGTGGCGGGCTTCATGACACACTGCGGATGGGGCTCCACGCTGGAGAGCGTCGCCGCAGGCGTGCCCATGGCCGCCTGGCCGTTCACCGCGGAGCAGTTCCTGAACGAGAAGTTGATCGTGAACGTGCTCGGGATCGGCGTCTCCGTCGGCGTGACCAGGCCCACGGAGGGCGTGCTGACGGGTGGCAGCGGCGGGGTGAAGGCCGAGGTCGGGATGGAACAGGTGAAGACTGCCTTGGAGAAGCTCATGGACGGAGGAGCCGAAGGGGAAGATAGGATTAGGAAGGTTCAGGAGCTGAAGGCGAAAGCGAAGGCTGCTTTGGAGAACGGCGGGTCGTCGTGCATGAATCTGGACAAGCTGGTCCAATCCGTCGTCTGAAAATTAGCGCAGCATGTCGGCCCAGAATAAATTCTGCTGCTTTCGCTCATTGATGGACATATTGGGGCTGTTTCTTGCTTGATTGGAAGATCAAGACTATGTTGCAACTGTTGTTTAGCTGCAACTGTGTCTCATGCCAACTCAGTCTACAAGTCTCTTGTTTAGCGCTGCCTGCCTCGTAAAAAAAGATAACGAAGCCGGCAGGTGCTCTACCATTTGAATAAGCAAAGTCTAGAGAATGTTTACAAGATAGCTGCTTCGAGAACCGACAGAAAAATCACACAAAGATTTGTGGCCAGTGGTGACCTCATTGGTGTCAAATATAGAAAGAAAATATACATCAGACTTGTGGCAGCTCGTTAATGATCCACAAGATTGGCTACTTGCCTACTTCTAGAACCGACAAATTAGAAGTGTCTAGTTTTCTCTCCTTCCAAACGTTCCACAGGATGATGCATAGATAGCAATGGGCATTTGAAgacttttcttcttctttgcatggCTTGAAATGAGCTTGCtctaaatttaaaaaaatcaacaaAGAAAATATATTAATGACGTCATATGTAACTGACAAAGATTATGTTTTGAAGTTCATTATAAACTATCCCTTATTTTGATCCTGTCAGAATTTTAGGAAACTAATTCTGGTTGTTAAGGAAACTAATTATCTTCAAAAGGATTTTTTCCTGCTACTCCCtcggaaaagaattctatgagaccaggtctcacggattAGCAGCTGAGAcacatcctgatggatgacacgtggcattcacaaatcacaaagcatctaccccACCCCCACCTGAAATCGAGGGGGGGGGAGATTAGATACTTTGTGATTTATGAATGCTACGTGTCATCCATGAgggcgggtctcacctgctaattGTGAGACCtagtctcatataatttttttccctaCACCCTCCGtttctttatgtaaggtgtattatttttgacaCGGTGATCAAGTCACACAATTTTAGAGAAGTTATGACGAAATTACCCTTGGAAAATCTGTTGCTTAGTGACAAGTACATCAATTAGTCTAGGAAAATAAGAGGTACATGCAGTCAAGAGAGATATACTTCCCTTATTTTGCTACAAGGAGAGATAAAGACAATCA is a window encoding:
- the LOC123046079 gene encoding UDP-glycosyltransferase 73D1 — protein: MEATLSPKPHFVVIPWPTTSHIIPIVDIGCLLALHGAAVTILTTPASAQLVQSRVDRVGAQGNSAGIEVSVIPYPSAEAGLPEGCERLDHVPSPDLVPRFFDATTRFGDAVARHCRLMKSPRRPSCIIAGMCNTWASDIARELGAPCYIFQGFSAFALLCCEYLHTHKPHEAVASLDELFDVPVLPPFDCKFARRQLPLQFLPSCSIDEESLQELREFELAVDGIVVNSFEELEHGSAARLAAATGKTVLAVGPVSLCHVPALDVSDDATRCMAWLDAKKAKSVLYVSFGSAGRMPPAQLMELGKALVSCPWPVLWVIKGADALPDDVKKWLHENTDADGVTDSQCLAVRGWAPQVPILSHPAVAGFMTHCGWGSTLESVAAGVPMAAWPFTAEQFLNEKLIVNVLGIGVSVGVTRPTEGVLTGGSGGVKAEVGMEQVKTALEKLMDGGAEGEDRIRKVQELKAKAKAALENGGSSCMNLDKLVQSVV